In Notamacropus eugenii isolate mMacEug1 chromosome 1, mMacEug1.pri_v2, whole genome shotgun sequence, one genomic interval encodes:
- the LOC140514098 gene encoding LOW QUALITY PROTEIN: large ribosomal subunit protein uL18-like (The sequence of the model RefSeq protein was modified relative to this genomic sequence to represent the inferred CDS: substituted 2 bases at 2 genomic stop codons) has product MGGYIDRQTDSYLAGYAGLTKYGVKVGLTDYAAASCNVLLLTFMLLNRLGMNKIHKGQVEETGDEYSAESFAGQLSTFMWYLDAHLARTTTGSNLLNLSCEXCSIYSLQXHSPDYDSEYKEFIVEVHHKHIIGQNVADFMHYLVEEEDGLYKTTSQCIKNNIITDTMEEIYKKAYAGLWANPLYEKKLKRKVSKEKVEEAEVPGKGY; this is encoded by the coding sequence atgggtggatacatagatagacagacagatagctaTTTAGCGGGATATGCTGGATTGACTAAGTATGGTGTGAAGGTTGGCCTGACAGACTATGCTGCAGCTTCCTGTAATGTCCTGCTCCTAACCTTCATGCTTCTTAACAGATTAGGTATGAACAAGATACATAAAGGTCAAGTGGAAGAGACTGGAGATGAATACAGTGCTGAAAGCTTTGCTGGTCAGCTTAGCACTTTTATGTGGTACCTGGATGCACATCTTGCCAGAACTACCACTGGAAGCAATCTTTTGAACTTGAGCTGTGAATGATGTTCCATCTATTCCTTACAATAACACTCCCCTGATTATGATTCAGAATACAAAGAATTCATTGTTGAAGTACATCATAAGCACATCATAGGccagaatgtggcagattttATGCATTATCTAGTGGAAGAAGAAGATGGCTTATATAAAACAACCTCACAGTGCATTAAGAATAATATAATTACTGACACAATGGAGGAGATATACAAGAAAGCATATGCTGGTTTGTGGGCAAATCCACTCTATGAAAAGAAACTTAAGAGGAAAGTTTCAAAAGAAAAG